The stretch of DNA GCTTTTCCCAGGATTAGTTCCCAGAATCGGTTACCTGTGTTGCTCATAGCACCCTACCTGCCCAAACTTGCCCTCAGTACAGAAATAAAGATAAAGCTGCTGCTTTGATTTGCAGAAAGCCACTTCAGTAAGTGGGGCACAGAAAAAGGTTTCAAATAGTAGcaagaaatggggggggggggggtagcgcTGAAAGCTGAAATTTTGGCTGAGCTCATTGAGATCTTATCCAGCCATGGGATTGTGCCATTAACACGaaaatgcaccaaaaaaaaaaagttagcattatttcagttaaaaattaagggaaaataaaaataacagattaagcagagcaattttaaaaataaaggatgctggattcttcctgcctgccctcTGCGAAGACAGACCACATGTTTGGTCTCTAAAGCCAAACTTTCCTGCTGCGCCCTGGGAGCAGCAGTGCGCCCGCTCTCTAGACGGGGCTGCGATGAGCACGCGCATCTCTCCAGCCTTTGACTGCTCTGCGCAGGTCTGGCGCACACGAGGGGCCACTGCTCACAGAGGGCGGACGTTGCCTGAAGCCTGGAGATCTGCCCTCAAGGATTAATCCAAGCAAGGTCATTTGCTTCCTGCTTTTAGCTCTTTCCCCCGCTCAGTCAGACCCAACCTGACGTGCTCCACAGGGGCCCCATGCTGTGCCATTGCTCAGGGCTTCCTGAGAAAACAGACTCTTTCTGGTGCCTCTAACTGAGCTAAAGTCATCAgtccctgctggaaatgtccccTGCAGAGGTTTCCGATGGACGTTTCTTACTGCCCATTCCTACAGGCTTTGCATTTTATGCCCGCTTCTAACCGCTCTCTCTGACCCATTTGTATTTTACCAGTTCTCTGCAAACTTCATCGGATCAAATTTGAGTCCTGTGGCCTGTTCAAGATATATTTTCATTCATTAATCTGTATTTCGAGCAGCATTCTGTATTTCACACCTTAACTCTGAGGCTTCCTGAATTCTAAATATCGAGCAAAACCTCAGCAGAAGGTCCTTTCTGTAGCTGGACAAGCCAGTCTAAGGACTAAATGGACGTGGTCAAAGCATACACGGACACTAGCTCAGCAAGAAAACAAGAGGAAGAGTGAGTCTTCAGGCAGATCAGAGCCTTAAAACAGGCCGCTTAGTCTCCCAAGCAGCAGTAACAGCACAAGGAGGTACAGGAATGCCCAGCCTAAAGACGTGAGGAAGGGGACAGAGGTGAGGCTGTGGCAGTTCAGGCATGGGTCAGTTTTAAGCCGGTAGGGAACTGCACCTTTCGACATTACGGGAGCCCTCTACGTTCCCTCAAGAGGCAGCTAAGCGAGATGAACCCAGCCCTTAGGTATTACAGGCTTTGCCTGCACTGAGCCTGTGCGTGGTAGGACTCCCCTTCCCGTGGAGGGGGCTGTCCTGCTACCTGAGCAGCTTTGCTGGTGCAACTGTTTCCACCAGGTCCTTCCAGCTGGCGCAGCTGCGCCAAGCAGGGACTGCAACGCCGAGCAGAAACACTGCTACACGCTTCGGACTAGCCTATCCTTTCCCCCTGCTTATAACCTCAGTCGACTCATTTTACGCCTGTGCCCTTGTTTGCTTCCCCATCAGTCAGAACCACGGCTACAGGGCACCAGTGAGCCAATATGGAACAAAGCACTTAAGACCATTGAAGGCAAAACACCACTGAAAGGCAAACTAGCTTTTACAATTAAATTAACTGCAGCAGTACTTCATACGGCATCACTGCTGCGCTGATTTGGTCAGAAATGAATCTATTTGCAGTAGTATTAGATCAAGAAAGCAAGCAGCACTCAGTCTTATGGTTGCAACTGGTCACAAGACCAGAGAAGTTGATCTAAAataaggaggaagagagaggttGTAGCCTCGGGCTTTGATCATTGCCTATTAGTCCGTAACGCTAAGAGAACTCCCTCATGCAGTTAGCATAACCACCAAGTCCGCACCTCCAAGCACCAGAGTTAAAACGCATGCAGCTTATCATTGCAAATGAATTCATTTACCCATGACCAAGGTGGGAAATACGACCTTTTCACGCCTAGTGGAGAAAAATTGGAACAGTTTATGTACACAGTAAAGACATTCTTGGGCGCAAGGCTGTAtgcaagagagagggaaaagtaaAGGTGTTAAGTCTCACCAGTCCTTTCCCCTTAGACCTCTGCACGCTGAAACTCTGCTCTGCCCAGGCAGGCTAAGGGTCCTACTTCAGCGACAACCAACTCTCCCACCACACTTCACTGCTAAGACTGCATGACCCGAATAAAAGCCCAGGGTTTTTGCAAAGCCCATTGCAGGCCATGGAATTACTCACCTGAACCTGAGATACCCACAGTGAAGCAGGGTCCCCTCTTTTCCAGtgaggcttttttatttttattttattttcttaaagtgAACTAGAGAATGTCAAGAACACCCTGATTTTACAGTCTGATATATTACTATCAAGGCTGTGGACAACAGTATCCACCATGCGTATGCACCTACATGTTTCACAGGACTGCCTGAAGCGAGCAAGCAGAGGCGCTTCTCACGTTTAAACTCTAGTTTATGTTTTGGAACACAGCcaaacaaattcaaaaaaaataaCCTAAGAGTAAATGTTAACTACAGCAATGACTTTGACATTCAAGAAAGcaggagggggagcaggggagaagttaaaaaaaaaggagttaatgCCCCAGGGAACAAATGCCGGATCTCGGTTCACATACAGTCTCAGCCCAGCTCTTCAGGCACCAGGCCTCTGCAGAGCCCATCAAGGTCAGAGCCATTTTGTTCCCCAGCTGGATCAAAGGTAATAACCACTTAAGAATAGCTACAACAGCAAGAAATGAGCACCTATCTCAGAACATCCTCAGGTGCTGTTCTGATAGGCCCTGGCATCTGGACAAAAACGTCATGCTTGTAAAGTAACAAGTCTGCAGGAAACCAATCTTATATCAGACTTTgcagaactaaacaaaaaaaaaaacccaccctgacTCTTCTGATTCTCCAGCAAAGCTAGCATGCAAGTCCAGCTGTCCTCCAAACCTCCCCTAACTGCTGCTCAGGTAACTGCTCCTACCGCTGCTCCAGCTAGGCCAGCTCCAGTCTATCATGCTCTTTAGATGCCTGCTCAGCTCCTCTCAGCAAGCAAAGAGCAGGTGTTTGATGGGAGATGGAGACTCGTTAAGCATTTTAACCAACAAAAtggcaaaggaaggaaaataaatggaACCGTAATGATGTGGCTGAGTTACCTCTGTCACAATCCCACCACCCAACAACTGGCTGTTCAtaaggcagcagctgcagattgGATCGGGTCTACGAGCGCACGTGGCTGTTTCAGGCTCCAGCGACAACTGGGGGCAGGGAGAAGAGTACAGGGgctggagagaaaggaggagaagaggggagaagaaagggcaTGCCTCGACTCAGCGCCTCGTGCCTAGCCACTGCAGCGAGCTCTGGATCCGATGCTCGCCAGCGACGTGTGCCAGCACGGCTAGAAGCTAGTCTGCTGCTGCACCGTGTGGGCACAACGGGGCTGACCTCTTTTATGTAATAGCTCTTTTCAGCTTTCATGTGTAGACAAAATTAAACAGGTTTTTACAGAGCAACCGTGGAGACACGTATGCAGCACAGACACTGCGTTCGCCCCACAGCATGCGCAGACCTCGAAAGAGGCAGGAATGCACAGTGGGAGATGTAACGAGTAGAACGTGGGCCCCTGACGCCGAGGTTAGCAGGATACGTGGGTGCAAAGGAGAGGGGCAGGACAGCAGCGCCATACGGAGACCCCTAACATCTTGCAGGCAAGCGCATCAGTCATCTCCACTCACTTTTCTAGCCTGCTAATATACTGAGGCTGCTCTAAAAGTTACGTATCAGTAGGCTGGGTTTTTAAGCCTTCCTCAGCTACAACCTGCTCCTAATTCCAGGCAGCCAGCCCAGATAAGTGTGATGACAATCTGGATAATTAAAAGTGACCCCCCACCCCACACAGCAATCAGCTTATTTGTCACACCACAACTCAGTATAGCAACGCTGCATACCAAGAACAGCTATAATCACTCCCTAGCAACTACCCCAACAGCTTGCAGCTGAAATCTAGCCTGTGTACTGCAAAAGTGAGCGTGGCTGTGGTGGTGCGCGGCTCCAAACAGCCTCAGAGCACACAGACAAACCAAAAGGCTGCCCGATTTGCACAGGACACCAATTTTGCTGACTCCCCCAACTCCTCCCTTCCAAAAAGGGAAGAACACTGTTCTAAAGCTCTAAAAACTCTGAATGCCACTTTCTAAGATGCGGCCTGCCCTGCTACCCACATAGCAAAATGATTCAGCATTCACAAAAGAATGACTCCAGGAAGCCCAGCATGTCTGTCTTCTAAATGTACTCTTTAGGATGGCAAGGGTTCAATTACTACCctaaaataaattttgtattgAGGATGTGCTGAATATTAACATTAAACTGCACTGGCTTGAGGTTTAACTTGGAAGATTATCACAGTGCAGGGAGTATGACGCATGCTTTGCTCAGTGACACCAAGCATTGATCTCAATACTACTGTATTGACACTGGAACTTGTGGATGTgcttttctctctgctccctccaGCTTTTCATACAACCACAGGGTCCTGCACTGCGAAGGACTATGGGAAAACCCTCCTGCTGAACGGCAACTGTTTGCTTCTCAGTATCAGAGAGGAAGCTCTGAGTATGAGCGAGCCATGTGAGAAACATGTGTCACTTCTTTCCCTGTGAAAGGAGTTTCTGGTTTCAGGGCTGATGCACAGCTCAGCCAGTATGAGGACAGTTGCCTCCTAGATCAGCTAGGACTAGCAGTTAATACCACTTTCTTCTCCCCTAACGGAGGAGGAAGTAAAGCGAACAGGACACCACCCTCCAAGGGAGCATTTGCTGCCTGCCCTAAGCTGTTCTTACTGAGGGAATCTCCAGATTTGCAGTTACTGCACTTCCCCACACACGAGCACACCAGTAACTATGGCAACTCCACCACTACTTACTTGAGATCCTACTGAAGGTCACATTCATCTCATAAGCAGGTTTGCTGTCTGGGTTTTGGTATTACTCGAGATGCAGAGCCCAAGAGATTAGGCAGCAGAGGTATAGCACAGGCATTGACATCCTACCAGCTAAGAGAGCCAcaagctttcttttctctttacttTGTAGAATTCAGCACTGGAATCTTGCTTCCCCACCCCCTTGGGACTCTGGCTCTCCAAATTATTAGTCCGATTGGATGAAAGCTGTGGTAGGCTAAAAACAAGCCAAGAAATGCTGGTCCTTCAGGTAGCATCCCAAAACACATTCCCCCTTTACAGCAAAAACACATCCCGACTTACCCTTTGTCGAAGAAAGACGTGTGCCCCGAATGAGGGTACTTTGTGCCATTGCTGTTCATCATGCTGCTGTTAACATTCCCTGAAATGTAGGATTTCCGTGATGCCTGGTCCTTTGCAAAATTTCTGCAAGCAGCTAATTTGGATTCTAAGGCCTgcgaaagggggaaaaaaaaaaaaaaaaagagagaaaatcaaataaaaaaagtaacattATTAGGAGTTTTTCTGCTCAAGTTCAGGCCTCAGCCTGACCAAAGATCACCAGGACCAGGACCCCCAGTGTTATAAAGTTTAGTGAAATCTGAACTAAATGGGAACAAAGTTTTCTGTGTCATCCAGCTACAAAGGAAACCCATACAATGAGATGTTGATGCAGACTGCCAGGCACAATGCACTTCCATTAGGGTTAGGATTTTAGAACATTATCAGTTCTCATTTAAGCATCTAAACTAAGGAAGTCAAATCTTAGCAGCAGCTACTGAAGTCCATCCGTTTGAGGATCAGACTCAGAGAGACGTGTTATCTTCCCGAGGCTGCAGGCAGCGTATTTCAGCACTCCTGTGTCTGCAAGAGCTCAGTTTTCAGACATGGCAGCTGAAAGGTCTCTTGCAAGCTCTCATCACGGATGGTACTCAATGGTGAAACCGGCAAGACCTCACTCTGTTGTCTGAAGTTTTCCCAAACAAAAGGGGTAGAGGCAGGTCCAGACCTATTTACTGGGTGATGACTCAGGACTGGAGAGCACAGGATTGACAACTGCCTTCTGCCAGAACAGGTAAAGCTTTCCTATTGTAGGGAAGTGTGCGCCGGGGGGAAGCAGCttgcttcagaagctggagtAAGGCTGGCATAAGCTAATCAGATGATTTAGAGAAAGCCAAAAGAAGAATCCTTAATTTCTGGAAGGACCTTGTATATGGAAACTTGGACTCCTCTCCAAGACAGTGTCTTCTTCCACTTCTTTCTTAATCTCATTCTGCAAGACATGGCCAGTTTTGTAAGCCCTCCTGACACAGTTCAGAAGAAGAGGTACAGaatcagaaaaaggaagagacagcATCTAAGCCCACCCAGGGTCTGTACAGAACCACACCTCATCTCCACTACTTTCAAGAAAGCCCGGTGAGATCTTTTCTCCCTAGCGCAAGGCAAAAGTCTTTCTGCCGACTGCTGGCAAGGAGACGCTTTCCACATAGCACCACATTCCTAATTTTCCCCCGCAGTTTATTACATCACCTGCCCTTTCTGCCACCTAGCACATAAACTGAGACTGAACTTGAATACCTGCCTGCTCCAACGGAAAATCCTTGCAGCTATTTGTAACATCTAAGTTGGGCGCGTGGACATTCACACGCTTGTAGACACACGTACAGAAGATAAAAAGCTCACGTCCTTGATAGCACAGAATTCAGTACTGTTCCATGCAGAAAAATACTCCATTAATAAGGTACTGACGTGCTATCAGAAATAAGCCAACTCTACAAAACCTTGTTCTAGCAGCCCATTTAAGCTTCCTTAGTGactatatatttttgcttttgtttgttgttCTCAAAGCATCTTTCAGCTGGAAATAGCAAGTGTGATCTCTGCCAAGTGACTCCCTGTCTCAGCTGCAAGCAAGAAAGGCAAAGGGGACTTCTTGGAAAGAAAGGGAATTTAGGGCATAAGCTGAGGCATCCTCCAAGTAGCCAGACCTACAATTAGTAGATGAACATCCTACAATTGTTGCTAACAAATGAGTAAATTGTAACTTTGTATCATTAGCAGACTGAGTCTAGGAGTAGGCTGGGAAGCAAGCATGCTCATTTGGCATTTCCTGTCCTTGCAGAGTAATCACATGGGATTGTGATTAAGCTCCCTAAATCCCCTACAGACTCTTACTCACAGTGATCCCATTTTAAACATGCCACTCGGTAACCCCGAGTCCTCCTGCTGCCCTTTCAAACCAGCTACACGCTTGACAGCTCCAAACGCGAGCAACGACATAATTTTTAATTTCAAACTTTGCCAAAACAACTGCCTTGGCTGCACTCATTGCTGTTCTCAGCGTAAACCACAAGACGTGGAGGAAAGTCAGCACCAGAGGCTAGACACAAAGGCTGTCCATGCTTCCTCTCAAAACACTAACACTATCCATTGAGGCACGTGAACAAGCTCCTCATGACTGAAAGCAAAAAAGTCATGTCTTCGTTCAACTGGAAAGCCTAGCATTCCTAAGCAACACTAACAGATGTTTAAACCACTTCTTCCCTGCTTATAGTTATGATCCCTTTAAAGGCTTACACATTTCACTTCCCCATCAACTACAGAAGGGAACATTTGGCTTTCTCCCgatttattttttcactttcttatcaAAGGACTCTAcgtttattcattttaaacaacTGTTGCTGTCTCTTCTTGAGCCTGACGTGATCAGCCCTGACTGACTGATCTCATCTCGCTTCCCATGAGAGAGAGAACAATTGCGCAGCAGGCACTCAGAGTCTGAGATTCAGTTCTGAGTCTTGGTCTCATTAAAGAGAAAGCTGCAAGTCCCATTTTAAATATGGGCAAGCGGCCGATGGTGCCTAGCCCAATATATCAAAACTCCTGAAATGTGTTTTGCTCCATATATGAATTTGATCACCCAAAGGTGCCATCAGAATCTTAGTAACATGGTTTACAAATCAAggtaaacaaaataataataataatgataataataataaagcactGCCAAATGATGCATGCATCATTTGGAAGAGACACCTTGGAAACCATGGCACGTACTGAGCATGGGCCAAGTCCTCTTTTTATTCACGTACAAGGATGAAAGCTCAGCAACACAAGAACGGAACTAGTGATTCTTCAGTACAAGGCACTCACCCCTACTTTCCGTAAGAGATCTCCCACAATGTTGAGTGCAGATATTCTAGCTGAAGGAGTAAGAGGGCTGGTACCAAACCCATTTGGTAtagctgcaaacacaaacagattttATTATAAGCGCCACAGCTCCATAGTAATAAATAAGAATCAACTTCTCTGTAGAAGGATAGGTCTAAAATCCTACTGCAGATTATTCACACAATTACCCCACAATAATGCACAGACCACATGATCAGTagccacagaaaaaagaaaaagcttaattCCTGCCCACTGCCTTCCTTCCCATTAGACCCACACGCAGAGTTCATGCGCTCATCTGCAAGGCTACTGCATGCAATCCATCTAATCCAGCCAGGGCTTGCTCTGGAATCTActcttcttaatttaaaaaatgatataTTAATCCTTGTGATTGTCCAGAGCCTTCCAGATGGGGAAGAGGAATGAACTAATGGACTGCTGCCTCCCAGAAAAAAACGTACCCCTGAACAGCACGTGCGGTAACAAAGACATAGTCTAGACTGTCAGAGTTGCTGCCCACCATTTACCCTCCACTGCTACTCTACATTTAAGCAGAAACATCCAGTCAGTATAATTCTGTAATCCCAAACGTCTTCAGTACTCTACTGCAGGGAGGGCAAACACACAAAAAGAGTTTGGTATGAGGCCTAGCAATAGCTAAGCCTCACACCAAACATCATCCTCATTTTGTCATATTTGCTCACCAAAAACCAAGCGTACCTGATGCTGCTCCAGGATTTAAACACACCTTATGCAACGCACGTGGGGTCTACAAGCACCCAAGTTTACCCAAGATTTACTAACAAGAACGTGGTTTGACGTTGTTGATAATCTGAACATACTCCCAAACAACTAGGCCAAGTTTCTGTGAAGTATACCTTTTGGGGAAGGAAAACTATTTTCTGATCCTTTTCCAACGGGTGTAGCTGGCAAAGAGAGAGACGCCTGGACAGCCGAATCCATCTTTTCACAGTCTAGAGTTGGAGAGCTAGGCGCTGACTTTCGAGTGACTTCCTGTTGCCTTTCCCGTACTGCTAGCTCTTGCCTTAAATCTGAGggttaaaagaagaaagaaaatattatatCAGTGACAGATTTCTCTAACAAGCACATTCTCTCTGTTcactggggaggagggagagtggGAAGTGTACACAGTATGCTGCAATAACCAAACATTCATTCCACTCGATCAACAGACCTACTTCCTCCATTAGCGAGGACCCCCAATCTCAAAGCAGTCGCAGCTTACTATCAACATTTTCCATTACAGTTGGGAGTAAAGGCAGCAAACAGCTCTCCCAGGACCAGAGAACTGTGTGGCCCCCAGAATCCATGATAAGTGACTTGGTCTCAGCATTTTTCCTCCACCTGTGTTTTGAATCCCACAGAAAATGCATTACAAGAATCTCCCAGGAGGTCACAAATGCCTGCTGACCTGTGTTCAGCTCCTGCTAAAAGAAGAGGTTGGGAAAAGGGAGGAATGACATAGCCTTGTGCTTCCAATTCCCCACATTATCCTTCCAGTTAATAGTCCACAGGATTATACGTaaggaaaagacagcaaaagGGTTGTCCCCAGAGTTCCTCTATTCTCCAACAAGCTAAAGAGGAGAATGAAGAGGCTGGGTGGtccaaaaggcagagaaaaggtcgGACATTAGGAAACGCAGCTTTTAAATCTCACCTCTTCTCCCGACCAGCTCGGTCATCCCTACCTTGTGCCCTCCCATTTCCACGCATGTTCTCTGCAAAAACCATCCACCACAATTAGATAATGAATCTATAAAGTCCCTACATGGGGCCAGACGCAAACAAATAATATGTTACAAGGGGTGTGCTGCAATTGTTCTGTTGTGGATAGAGCAACTGACTCTCCCAGATCTCTTATTCCCTGCCTCAATCTGGCAAGATGTGCCAGTAAAAAATTAGTTTTATGTTACAGCTTTTAAGTTGTTGTGAATTTTTAGAactcattttaagaaaaacagcaCAGTTGAAATTAAAGTCTGCTTGGACTCCTAGAAGAGAAGTTGCAGTTGTTAACTGGAAATTTTATATTTGAGTTTGAGACTGTATGAACTTTTTATGGCTAATGTTCCTGCATGGTGTCAGGGGGAATAACATGTAGCTTTATCATCCTAATAAATATTAAAAGTTTCCAAATGACTCATCCAAGAAACAAGATGACCTGTTTGCTGATTATTTCAATGTTCTATAAAAGTCCCCTAGGTTTCCCTGTTTTTTAAGTACTATTGTTCTAATCCCAAATTAGAATTCCTCTATTCCTTCAGAAAATACTTAAGTCTCCCCGTTTCCCATTTATTATCAGAAACAATTGTATTTACAATAGTAGCTTTTGATTTGTGGCCACAAACACACTTcacaaaaaagaacaacaacaacaaacaacaccCCAGCCTGTTGTCAACCATATTGTCTTAAGCTCAGACAAATGCCTCATCTGAGGAATTTTTCTAGACagcttcattttggaaaaataaagttGAAAACTACTAATCTCCAAACTATACAGACAGCAGGCGCAGGTTTACGAACAGAGCATCCCCACTGCTCTAGAAAAGAGctccaaccaaaacaaaaacaaacaaaaaattgaaaatgcTTCTCTGACATCATCAGCGTGAAATCCATTGGGGAATTCCCAACTCTTGATAATATCCCAGAACACGCTATTCTGAACACCTGATCTCACAGGTCCAGCCACAGTCTTTACTGGAATATCTTCAGTAAACTAGGCAATTTCCAAGAGGTTTGGAAGGAACAGAAAACAggggctttatttattttaaaggaggCTATTTAAGCATTTATTATTTCTTTCCCTGTCATTTATCTTCTCTTCCCACACAACACAAACCCAAGGAATGGGAACCTTTGGAGCACAGTTCTCTACTTTGTTACAGTTGTGGAATGCAATTCTTTTGTACTCACCTTGGCTAAAAATCCTGAATGAATCtgatattattttttcccctacaCAAGGGAATTTTTTCCCTTAACTACACTAGACATACAAAGAATACAGAACATACTGTTTGTAAGCAGCATGAAACATTTAGATTACATATCTAGTTTGAGTCCCGTTTGGTTGCTGCACGTCTGTGTTAGCAAGCCAACAATGTACTAAGACATAGAATTAATCAAGCAAGCTTTACCTCTCGCTTCATCCTTTAATCTCTGTACAGAAACTAGCAACGATTCCTTGTCATCCAGTTCACTTTCTAAAAACGCATTTCTCTCAATAGCCTGGTTTAGCCTTTGTTCAAAGTCTTCCAATGAAACTATTGTTGCCCTagaaacaaaatccagaatattaGGTTCTTCAGCTTCACTAACATAAAAGCGTATTCAAAAACATAATAGAGGAAAAATGTTAGCAGGGTCTACATTCAAGTTAGTCATGTGAAAGCTATGGGAATGCTTCTTAGAAAGGGCTAAGAAACTCCAATGAACCAAGAGACTGAGATGAAAAGAACATGATAGCATCTGGCTCTCAGACATGCACCAAAGAGCTGGTAAAGAGCCAATCAAGCACACCTAGCTCCATTTTTCCCATGCTGTTCTCCAAAGCCATGCTACTATCAGTGTATCAGCTCAGGAGGTGCTGCACTCTCCAGAGCTCTGACCAGGCAACAGCCTAGCAAGTCCAGAAAGCAGGGCACCGGGATATTACCTAAGGCCCAATTTATTCCATGATTTAAGTGGGACAACTCATATGTGTCAAAAGCTAGTTGTGTGGTTAAGAGCCTTGTGGAAGCAGGACCTCAGCTCTTAGTTCTCTTTACCACATAGCCAGAGGCTCATTCCTGCTTCCACTgaatcaatggcaaaattcccattcagCAAAACAGAAGCATGATCTACTCCAAAACAGGGCGTTTCTAACAGCAGCCTGTTCATTTTCTGCACTTACCCAGGACACATTTGTTCCTACAGTCATTAAGGCATTATGCAAGAGAAGAGGAGACTCCTTTGGCCTGTTTTATTTAAAGGGGGTTATGCAAAACATTAGTTTCTTACTTCAAAGAGGCTCTGAGCTACAAGGATCACAAATATATTATAAGAGGCACCTAGCTGGTAGTATCAAAACCAGTGCACTGGCCTGGCTTGCTCTAAGCCTGCTTTTACTGCTTGTTTCTCACAGGAATATGAAGCACTTTAGGTATCCCTTGCCTTCCTTGCTGTAAGGTAATGCTACCAGTTGATGGATGTCAATTCTAAGGGTAAACTGCACTGTACAACAGAATCATGTGTCTTGGGCTCTgagtgtgcatttttttttctttaaaggaataaTAAAATGATGAATCTAAGTAGCAAAGAAAAGACCTAGTGAAAAAACTCAGGGAAATAAGAGGCTTGCAATCTTCACCTCTTTGCACGTTCCAAGTCGTCGTTGGCCTGCTCCAACTCCCTCACATACTTATGCAGCTGATCTTTAATGGCCCGCGTCTGACTCAGGTCATCCTCTAACAAAGACACTTGCTTGTAACTCTGCGCATACTGGTGCTCCAGTTTCTcctgaaagaaagagaagtagTGAGATAAACATCAGTAACATACATTCTCCAAGTCATCAGGAGTAAAACGGGACAAAGTAACACAGTAGCTGCAGTCTGCTGACTTGGGATTGCTGGCAACACACAGCAGAAACCGGAGAGTTAGGAGGAGCACGTTCTGAACATCAGAACTGGACACGATCTACAATTACAAACACCGCATTGTGCGCAGAGATCTCATCCTAACACAGCTGGCTGTTCAGAGATGCATCCCCGCATCTGTTCCAAACAGTCTGCGCTGACAGCTGCTCTGAAGCCTCAAACATCTCGGATGTCAAAGAGAAATCTAATTGCATTGGCTCCCCCTCAGTGCCTCTCTCTAGACAACAGCAACACTGTACCTAGAACTTGCCTGACATCTCCATTAGCAAAAAATGAGAGCCACTGGAATTTGTTATAAAACCTCCTGACTACAAAGAGAAGCTCCACAAGCTCGTTTTCAGAAGACTGTAGAATTTATTCCTAAACATGCTATCAACAGCCCTGAAAGTACAGATAGGGGCTAATGGAAAAAACTACCGATCTTACAAAACACATACTGACCTTACAGATATAACTAGGACTGGATAAGAGAACAAGTAATCCCATATAACTTATTTCCACTGTGTAGGTTTCAAACCTTTCTCTTCACTACAATATCCCAAGGCTACGAAAAGATGATACTTTTCCAAGATCCCAGAAGAGGTAAGAACTTGCTAACCCAGTGGCATTAAAGTCATCTTTTGCACACCTGTATGGTTATACCACTCCTATCTCCACAGATAATGCTGTTACGAACGAATTATGAGAAACTCTGAATGATGTGAACAAACCACCTGTCTTCAGCTTTCTTTCAGGTTCTTTCACAGAACCAAGGAGACATTCTGGCAAAA from Apteryx mantelli isolate bAptMan1 chromosome 19, bAptMan1.hap1, whole genome shotgun sequence encodes:
- the NDEL1 gene encoding nuclear distribution protein nudE-like 1 isoform X4: MMESRGSFFKVALIMDSEEIPTFSSPKEETAYWKELSLKYKQSFQEAREELAEFQEGSRELEAELEAQLVQAEQRNRDLQADNQRLKYEVETLKEKLEHQYAQSYKQVSLLEDDLSQTRAIKDQLHKYVRELEQANDDLERAKRATIVSLEDFEQRLNQAIERNAFLESELDDKESLLVSVQRLKDEARDLRQELAVRERQQEVTRKSAPSSPTLDCEKMDSAVQASLSLPATPVGKGSENSFPSPKAIPNGFGTSPLTPSARISALNIVGDLLRKVGALESKLAACRNFAKDQASRKSYISGNVNSSMMNSNGTKYPHSGHTSFFDKGREKVVFPTLVMGQ
- the NDEL1 gene encoding nuclear distribution protein nudE-like 1 isoform X3; translation: MDSEEIPTFSSPKEETAYWKELSLKYKQSFQEAREELAEFQEGSRELEAELEAQLVQAEQRNRDLQADNQRLKYEVETLKEKLEHQYAQSYKQVSLLEDDLSQTRAIKDQLHKYVRELEQANDDLERAKRATIVSLEDFEQRLNQAIERNAFLESELDDKESLLVSVQRLKDEARDLRQELAVRERQQEVTRKSAPSSPTLDCEKMDSAVQASLSLPATPVGKGSENSFPSPKAIPNGFGTSPLTPSARISALNIVGDLLRKVGALESKLAACRNFAKDQASRKSYISGNVNSSMMNSNGTKYPHSGHTSFFDKGPCTLLPAPSCRWSLKQPRALVDPIQSAAAAL
- the NDEL1 gene encoding nuclear distribution protein nudE-like 1 isoform X1 — protein: MMESRGSFFKVALIMDSEEIPTFSSPKEETAYWKELSLKYKQSFQEAREELAEFQEGSRELEAELEAQLVQAEQRNRDLQADNQRLKYEVETLKEKLEHQYAQSYKQVSLLEDDLSQTRAIKDQLHKYVRELEQANDDLERAKRATIVSLEDFEQRLNQAIERNAFLESELDDKESLLVSVQRLKDEARDLRQELAVRERQQEVTRKSAPSSPTLDCEKMDSAVQASLSLPATPVGKGSENSFPSPKAIPNGFGTSPLTPSARISALNIVGDLLRKVGALESKLAACRNFAKDQASRKSYISGNVNSSMMNSNGTKYPHSGHTSFFDKGPCTLLPAPSCRWSLKQPRALVDPIQSAAAAL
- the NDEL1 gene encoding nuclear distribution protein nudE-like 1 isoform X2 → MMESRGSFFKVALIMDSEEIPTFSSPKEETAYWKELSLKYKQSFQEAREELAEFQEGSRELEAELEAQLVQAEQRNRDLQADNQRLKYEVETLKEKLEHQYAQSYKQVSLLEDDLSQTRAIKDQLHKYVRELEQANDDLERAKRATIVSLEDFEQRLNQAIERNAFLESELDDKESLLVSVQRLKDEARDLRQELAVRERQQEVTRKSAPSSPTLDCEKMDSAVQASLSLPATPVGKGSENSFPSPKAIPNGFGTSPLTPSARISALNIVGDLLRKVGALESKLAACRNFAKDQASRKSYISGNVNSSMMNSNGTKYPHSGHTSFFDKGAVNGFDQGPPGLGSSRPSSAPGMLPLSV